From the Candidatus Microthrix subdominans genome, the window TTGGCGCCCGGCGGTGGTGAAGAAGGCGCTGCGCCGCGAGGCCGCCCGCCAGCTGCCCGAGGGCTACGACCTGGACACCCACTTCAACCCGCCGTACGACCCGTGGGACCAGCGGCTGTGCGTGGTGCCCGACGGCGACCTGTTTGCTGCGATCAGCGACGGCTCGGCCTCGGTGGTGACCGACCGCGTCGACACGTTCACCGAGTCCGGAATCCGGCTGAAGTCCGGCGACGAGCTGGAGGCCGACATCGTCGTGACCGCCACCGGCCTGGAGCTGCTGTTTGCCGGTGGCATGGAGCTGAGCGTGGACGGCGAGCCGCTCGACCTGCCCAGCAAGCTGACGTACAAGGGCATGATGCTTGAGGACGTGCCCAACCTGGCCCTGGCGATCGGATACACCAACGCCTCGTGGACGCTCAAGGCCGAGCTGACGTGTCAGTACGTGTGCCGCATCCTCAACCACCTGCGCGACACCGGGCTGCGCCAGGCCACGCCGCGCAACCGGGATGCCTCGATCACCGTCGCGCCGTTGCTGGGCCTCACCTCCGGCTACATCACCCGTGCGGCCGACCGGTTTCCCCAGCAGGGCAGCCGCTTCCCGTGGCAGGTGCACCAGAGCTACCTGCGCGACTACCGGGCGCTGCGGATGAGCGACGTGGTCGACGAGGCGATGGAGTTTTCCAACCGTCGGTCGCCGTCGCGGCCGCTCAGCGGTCGTTTGGACACAGCGCACACGGCGCCAGCGGGTCGTTCCGGCTCGGATAGTGTGCCCGTCGACGCACGAGATTGAGCGTGCCGTAACCCGAGACGCAACGAGATGACGTGACCAGCAACGAGCAGTCGGTTTCAGCATCTGAGGCCCTCGCCGACCGAAGTTCGGCCGACCCTGCTGAGCCTGAGGGGTACCCCAAGGCCCCGATGAGCCGCATGCTCGGCTTCGTCGCCGTCGTGCTCGTGTCGCTCATCGTGCTGATCGCGTCGCCATGGCGAGGCGGCTTTGGCTTCGCCTACATGGGGGTCGTGCCCGGAATTGCCGCAGTCATCGCGTCGACGCGGGTCGCTTTTCTCAGTGCCGTGATGACTGCGGGCGCCGTACTCGTCGGCGTAACCGTCAGCGGCTCGCTCCCGCTGTCGGTGCTGTGGATGACTTTGTTGGCAGTCGGCATCGTGTACGCCTCGCGCTACGGAGCTTCCAGCGTTGGGTGCATGATCACGGCGCAGGCGGCGATCGTGATCGTCTACGGCAGGGTCTATGCCGGCGCCCCCGAGCCGTTCAACCAGCCTCACACCTTCACCGGAGCACTGCCGGTGGCCGCCTTTGCCCTAGGTGGCGGCTTGGTCGTTGCGCTGGCGGGGCAGATCTTCCTGCGTCGCTTTCCCGGACGGTTGGGCGACGACCTCTCGGTGCAGGACTCGTGGTGGTACGGGGCTTCGGTGATTCCGCTGACCATCGTCGGCACGTGGGTGTGCCGCGCCTTCTTCCCGGGCACGCATTCGTGGTGGTTTCTGCTGACGGTCTATGTGGTGCTGTTGCCGGTCAGCGTGGCGGCAATCGAGCGCATGCGCGGCCGGGTGATCGGAACGGTTGCGGGCGCCGCCGTCGTTGCGGTCGTCACCTTCGTGGTCGCCGAGGCGGAACTGAGCGTCAACATCATCTACGGCCTGGCGCTCCTCGCAGCCGTTGGCACCATCGTCTTTGCCCATGGCTCCTACACCTTGGACGCCGCTTTCCTGACGGCGACCGTGCTCTTCGGCGGCTTTGGCTCGGCGAACAACCCGACGCTGCTGCACGGCGAGCGGGTGGGGCTCACCATCCTCGGCGCCGCCGCAGCGTTCGGGGCACTGCGATTCAACGATTGGCTGCGGGCGCGTGTCGATCAGCGACCGGAAGTCACGACATGACGATCGACCAACACGACGAGGATGCGCAGTGAAGCAGTTTGAGGGACGAGTAGCAGCGATCACCGGCGCCGGCTCGGGCATCGGGCGGGCGCTGGCAGAGAACCTGGCGGCCCAGGGCGCGCATCTGGCCCTCTCCGACGTGAATGAGGCCGGTTTGGCCGCCACGGTCGCCCGTTGTGAGGGGAAGGGCGTGAGGGTCACCTCCCAAAGGGTCGA encodes:
- a CDS encoding NAD(P)/FAD-dependent oxidoreductase, giving the protein MTVEHLNVIVVGAGLSGIAAGHYLSNDCPWADYAILEGREAMGGTWDLFRYPGLRSDSDMFTLGYSFRPWDGAKAIADGDSILRYVQETAAEEGIDGKIRYGHRIVAAEWSTEDARWTVQVERTGSDGPTTLTCDFLFSCTGYYRYDHGYTPDFPGLDSFGGTVVHPQHWPDDLDVTGKRVVVIGSGATAITLIPSLARDAEHVTMLQRTPSYVASLPAINPLADRARRWLPAKVSGPVVRWAFALGTLGSYKLSRWRPAVVKKALRREAARQLPEGYDLDTHFNPPYDPWDQRLCVVPDGDLFAAISDGSASVVTDRVDTFTESGIRLKSGDELEADIVVTATGLELLFAGGMELSVDGEPLDLPSKLTYKGMMLEDVPNLALAIGYTNASWTLKAELTCQYVCRILNHLRDTGLRQATPRNRDASITVAPLLGLTSGYITRAADRFPQQGSRFPWQVHQSYLRDYRALRMSDVVDEAMEFSNRRSPSRPLSGRLDTAHTAPAGRSGSDSVPVDARD
- a CDS encoding FUSC family protein, coding for MTSNEQSVSASEALADRSSADPAEPEGYPKAPMSRMLGFVAVVLVSLIVLIASPWRGGFGFAYMGVVPGIAAVIASTRVAFLSAVMTAGAVLVGVTVSGSLPLSVLWMTLLAVGIVYASRYGASSVGCMITAQAAIVIVYGRVYAGAPEPFNQPHTFTGALPVAAFALGGGLVVALAGQIFLRRFPGRLGDDLSVQDSWWYGASVIPLTIVGTWVCRAFFPGTHSWWFLLTVYVVLLPVSVAAIERMRGRVIGTVAGAAVVAVVTFVVAEAELSVNIIYGLALLAAVGTIVFAHGSYTLDAAFLTATVLFGGFGSANNPTLLHGERVGLTILGAAAAFGALRFNDWLRARVDQRPEVTT